One Raphanus sativus cultivar WK10039 unplaced genomic scaffold, ASM80110v3 Scaffold4744, whole genome shotgun sequence DNA window includes the following coding sequences:
- the LOC130507542 gene encoding cysteine-rich receptor-like protein kinase 2 — protein sequence MEKREPTHHLYLLPCLFFLSLLSLLRPTISDPRARSVKVTCSPNLEHNETVFVPNFLASMEKIGRQVQTTGFGTALTGSGPDANYGLAQCYGDLPLNDCVLCYAEARTILPKCYPQNGGRIFLDGCFMRAENYSFYHEFKGPEDTVLCGNATTKRNNSAAFGHEVRQVVREAVAAAPGNGGYARRGASAENGESSAFALVNCWRNLSPESCKQCLEDASASMVDKCLPRSEGRALHTGCFLRYSDQDFLNKIPRNGRSRGSVVVIVVSVLSSVIVFMVGIAIGVYICKHRTIEKKRRGSNDVEKMAKTLTDSSLNFKYSTLEKAT from the exons ATGGAGAAGAGAGAACCAACTCATCATCTCTACCTTCTTCCATGTCTCTTCTTCCTGTCTCTCCTCTCCTTACTCCGACCAACCATCTCCGACCCTAGAGCACGATCCGTCAAAGTCACATGCTCACCAAACCTCGAGCACAACGAAACCGTCTTCGTCCCAAACTTCCTAGCCTCGATGGAGAAAATCGGCCGACAGGTCCAAACCACCGGTTTCGGAACCGCTCTCACCGGTTCGGGACCAGACGCCAACTACGGTTTAGCACAGTGCTACGGAGACCTCCCTCTGAACGACTGCGTCCTCTGCTACGCGGAAGCGAGGACCATACTCCCGAAATGCTACCCTCAGAACGGAGGCAGGATCTTCCTCGACGGGTGTTTCATGAGAGCCGAGAACTACAGTTTCTACCACGAGTTCAAAGGACCCGAAGACACCGTCCTCTGCGGGAACGCCACCACTAAGAGAAACAACAGCGCCGCTTTCGGCCACGAGGTGAGACAGGTGGTGAGAGAAGCGGTCGCCGCGGCTCCTGGTAACGGAGGGTACGCTCGCCGCGGCGCGTCTGCTGAAAACGGAGAGTCTTCCGCGTTTGCGTTGGTGAACTGCTGGAGGAACCTGAGTCCTGAGTCTTGTAAACAGTGTCTGGAGGATGCTTCTGCTTCTATGGTTGACAAGTGTTTGCCGCGGTCCGAAGGACGCGCGCTTCACACTGGATGTTTCCTTAGGTACTCTGATCAAGATTTCTTGAACAAGATTCCAAGAAACGGAAGATCAAGAG GCTCTGTAGTGGTGATTGTTGTCTCGGTGCTTAGCTCTGTGATTGTCTTTATGGTTGGAATAGCAATTGGTGTTTATATCTGCAAACACCGAACcatagagaagaagagaagaggatCTAACGATGTTGAGAAGATGGCGAAAACGCTGACGGACAGTAGCTTGAACTTCAAGTACTCAACGCTTGAGAAAGCGACAG
- the LOC130507543 gene encoding cysteine-rich receptor-like protein kinase 3 — protein MTTSISNLSLLLLVGFFLNPVISDSRGETVAQMCSNRTTTNPQQRSLVVTNFLAAMDAVSPLVESKGHGRVVNGTGNLTVYAYGECMKDLDKRDCDLCFAQIKAKVPRCLPFQRGTRGGRVFSDGCFIRYDEYDFFNETLSSVDLTNCSNKEITGVNRTLFRDNAAELVRFMSVEAVRNGGFYAGFVEKRNVTAHGLAQCWEPLTRSGCAECLSKAEEQIGSCLGNEEGRVLNAGCYMRFSNQKFYNNSGNSTSDGNGGHNHLAVILAVTSSVVAFVLLVSAVGFLYKKKRAKKLREKKQLGSLFMLANKSNLCFSYENLERATDYFSDKNKLGQGGSGSVYKGVLSNGKTVAVKRLFFNTKQWVDHFFNEVNLISQIDHKNLVKLLGCSITGPESLLVYEYIANQSLHDYLFVRQDVQPLSWAKRFKIILGTAEGMAYLHEESNLRIIHRDIKLSNILLEHDFTPRIADFGLARLFPEDKTHISTAIAGTLGYMAPEYVVRGKLTEKADVYSFGVLMIEVITGRRNNAFSQDSSSILQTVWSLYGASNLVQVVDPVLGDNFNKTEATRLLEIGLLCVQAAFDQRPAMSAVVKMMKGSLEIPTPTQPPFLNPGSVLELRKMMSPTTDQSQSSGWRSDNISESFFEPR, from the exons ATGACGACTTCCATCTCCAacctctctctcctcctcctcgtcgGTTTCTTCTTAAACCCCGTGATCTCCGATTCCAGAGGAGAGACAGTAGCTCAGATGTGCAGCAACAGAACGACGACGAACCCTCAGCAAAGAAGCCTCGTCGTCACCAACTTCCTCGCCGCCATGGACGCCGTCTCTCCCCTCGTCGAATCCAAAGGCCACGGCCGAGTGGTCAACGGCACGGGGAACCTAACCGTCTACGCCTACGGAGAGTGCATGAAAGATCTCGACAAGAGAGACTGCGACCTCTGCTTCGCTCAGATCAAAGCCAAAGTCCCTCGCTGCCTGCCCTTCCAGCGAGGCACTCGCGGCGGTCGCGTCTTCTCCGACGGGTGCTTCATCAGGTACGACGAGTACGACTTCTTCAACGAGACGCTCAGCTCGGTAGACCTGACGAATTGTTCTAACAAGGAGATAACCGGAGTAAACCGGACGTTGTTTCGTGATAACGCGGCGGAGCTGGTGAGGTTTATGAGCGTGGAGGCGGTGAGGAACGGTGGTTTCTACGCTGGGTTTGTGGAGAAACGTAACGTGACGGCTCACGGTCTGGCTCAGTGTTGGGAGCCTCTTACTCGGAGCGGTTGTGCTGAGTGTTTGAGTAAAGCTGAAGAGCAGATCGGTTCTTGTTTGGGTAATGAGGAAGGTCGTGTTCTTAACGCTGGCTGTTACATGAGGTTCTCTAATCAGAAGTTTTATAATAACTCTGGAAACTCAACATCAGATGGTAATGGTG GTCATAACCATTTGGCTGTGATTTTGGCGGTGACATCTTCGGTGGTGGCTTTTGTTCTGTTGGTCTCTGCTGTTGGTTTCTTGTATAAGAAGAAACGTGCCAAGAAGCTAAGAG AGAAGAAGCAGCTAGGGTCACTGTTTATGCTGGCCAACAAATCTAATCTTTGTTTCTCCTATGAGAATCTCGAAAGGGCCACCGATTACTTCAGCGACAAGAATAAGCTAGGACAAGGAGGATCTGGTTCTGTATATAAG GGAGTTCTTAGTAACGGTAAGACTGTTGCGGTGAAGAGACTGTTCTTCAACACAAAGCAATGGGTTGATCATTTCTTCAACGAAGTTAATTTAATAAGCCAAATCGACCACAAGAACCTTGTCAAGCTCTTGGGATGTAGCATAACCGGACCCGAGAGCCTTCTGGTTTATGAGTACATTGCAAATCAAAGCCTCCATGACTATCTTTTCG TAAGACAAGATGTTCAACCGTTGAGTTGGGCGAAGAGGTTCAAGATTATACTTGGCACAGCAGAAGGAATGGCCTATCTACACGAAGAGTCGAATTTGAGAATCATACATAGAGACATCAAGCTGAGTAATATACTTTTGGAACATGATTTCACTCCAAGGATTGCTGATTTTGGATTGGCTAGATTGTTCCCTGAGGACAAGACTCATATCAGCACCGCCATCGCCGGTACACT AGGCTACATGGCGCCAGAGTATGTGGTACGAGGGAAACTAACTGAGAAAGCAGACGTTTACAGCTTCGGAGTTCTTATGATTGAAGTTATAACCGGAAGACGCAACAATGCCTTCTCACAGGACTCTAGTTCGATCCTACAAACG GTTTGGAGTCTGTACGGGGCAAGCAACCTTGTTCAAGTTGTGGATCCAGTACTGGGGGATAACTTCAACAAGACGGAAGCGACAAGGTTGCTTGAGATCGGGCTGCTCTGCGTTCAAGCAGCGTTTGATCAGCGGCCTGCGATGTCTGCGGTTGTGAAAATGATGAAAGGGAGTTTGGAGATTCCTACGCCGACGCAACCGCCGTTCTTGAATCCAGGGAGTGTATTAGAGTTGAGAAAGATGATGTCTCCGACGACTGATCAGTCTCAGTCTTCAGGTTGGAGGAGTGACAATATATCTGAGAGTTTCTTCGAACCTAGATGA